The following proteins come from a genomic window of Edaphobacter sp. 4G125:
- a CDS encoding bestrophin family protein, with product MISPLRRRRLMLLTVRYIGWPLVVLLIYDIGIVAAYKAGYLHWAALNMIPVSLLGSVISILVAFRNTTSYARWWEARTLWGTIVNNSRSWARQITTTIRRPTNAHPGEIEAIQQKMVYYQIAWTHALRQHLRKLEPWNEIEDFLSPEEIARLRGEKNVPVAIQQWQSTALNDLLDRGWIDAMQWRALDETLNDLVDAQGGAERIKNTPMPRQYDYLPQLCVQIFCILLPLAMGASMGWFTPLGSALVGFIFLALDKIGRDLEAPFDNTINDIPLTSICRVIEINLRQMLGETQLSSPTVPVNDILW from the coding sequence GCTCATGCTGCTCACTGTGAGATATATCGGCTGGCCTCTGGTGGTATTGCTGATTTACGACATTGGAATCGTCGCAGCATACAAGGCAGGATATTTGCATTGGGCTGCCCTGAATATGATTCCGGTCTCTCTGTTGGGTTCGGTAATCAGCATTCTTGTTGCGTTTCGTAATACGACATCCTATGCGCGGTGGTGGGAAGCGCGAACGCTGTGGGGGACAATCGTCAACAACTCGCGAAGCTGGGCGCGTCAGATCACCACGACGATTCGAAGACCGACGAATGCCCACCCCGGCGAGATTGAGGCGATACAACAGAAGATGGTCTATTACCAGATCGCCTGGACCCATGCTCTGCGCCAGCATCTGCGGAAGCTTGAGCCGTGGAATGAGATTGAAGACTTTCTTTCTCCAGAAGAAATTGCCAGGCTGCGTGGTGAGAAAAACGTTCCTGTAGCAATTCAGCAGTGGCAGAGCACTGCTCTAAACGACCTGCTCGATCGCGGATGGATCGACGCGATGCAGTGGCGAGCACTGGACGAAACACTGAATGATCTGGTCGATGCACAGGGAGGTGCCGAGCGCATCAAGAACACTCCCATGCCCCGCCAATATGACTATCTCCCCCAGCTTTGCGTACAGATCTTCTGTATTCTGCTTCCGCTCGCCATGGGAGCAAGCATGGGATGGTTCACTCCTCTAGGATCCGCACTGGTCGGCTTCATCTTTCTTGCACTGGATAAGATCGGCCGCGATCTTGAAGCTCCCTTCGACAATACGATTAACGATATCCCCTTGACCTCGATTTGCCGGGTCATCGAGATCAATCTGCGGCAGATGCTTGGAGAGACTCAGCTTTCTTCTCCTACAGTTCCGGTCAACGATATTCTCTGGTAG